The DNA window CGCCGCGCAACAGGACGCTGGCGCCGATGGCTCGCGCGTAGTCGACGATGAGCCCCTCGGTCCACGCGACCGAGACGTTGGGGTGCATGGCCACGGCCTCTCGCACCAGGGCCACGCGCTCGTCGGGTGACAGGAGGGTGTTCTTCGCGGGGTTGATGGCCACGACGACCACCACGTGTCCGAACAGTCGCGCCGCTTGACGGACCACGGACAGGTGGCCGGCGGTGACGGGGTCGAAGCTGCCTGCGTAGACGGCGATGGTCATGGCGACACCTCGGGCGCGTGGGGGTGGAGCGCCTGGGTTGGACGGAGGGCGAAGGGGACGTAGAGCGTGCCGGCGATGCAGAGCAGCGCGGCGAGGACGAAGTGTCCGGGATAGCCGAGCGCCTGCGCGCTGAAGCCACTGAGGGCCGCCGCCGCGCCCGTGGCAATCACCACGAGCGAGGCCTGCACCGTGTAGTCGGTGGCGGCGTGCTCGGTGCGGCACGCATCCATCATCGCGGTGAAGAGCGTGGCCGTGGCCATGCCGCTGGCGATGTGCTCCACGGCGCAGACCGCCGTCAGCCACGCCATCGACGAAGGGGTGCTCGCCACGACCGCGTAGAGCAGCACGGCCGTGGCCTGGATGAAGCCGAAGAGGAACAAGGCCCGCCGCCGCCCCAGCTTCGCCACGAGGCTGCCTCCCGCGAGTGCTCCCACGAGCCCCGCGGTGAAGCCCACCCCGCCCAGCATCCAGGCGATGTCCGTGAGCGACAGGCCCCGGTCCACCAGGAAGGTGCGCAGCATGCCGGTGGCCAGTGCCTCTCCCGCCTTGTAGACCCCGAGCAAGGTCAGCCACGTCGAGGCACCGGGCCGTCGCAGCCACCACTGGAGGCCCAGGCTCGCGCGGGGAGGGGGCTCGGTGGCGGGCTCGCGGTAGAGCGCGATGGGGATGGTGGCGACGAGGAGGATCAAGCCCAGCGCAAGGAGGGTGGGGCGCCAGCCCGCGGCGTCGAAGACGGCGAGCATGAGGCCCCCGCCCAGAATCATCCCCACGCGATAGGCGGCCACCTGCACGCCGTTGCCCCAGCCTCGCTCGGAAGAGGAGAGCAGCGTCACCGCGAGGCCGTCGGTTGCGACATCCTGGGTCGCCGCGAGCAGGTTGACGCCCAGCACCGCGGCGAGCAGCCAGTGTGTGTCCACGGTGGACTCGGGCAGCGCGAGCGACAGCAGCAGGCCCGCGCTCATGCACTGCAACGGGAGGATGTAGCCCCGGCGCAGGCCCCAGCGCGCCGAGCCGTGCCGGTCCATGTACGGCGCCCAGAGGAACTTCAGGGCCCAGGGCAGCGCGAGCAGGTGCGCCAGGCCAATGGCCGGAAGCGAGAGGCCCTGGTGCCGCAGCAACACCGGGAGCGCCTGGGTGAAGAAGCCGAAGGGCAGGCCTTGGGAGAGATAGAGGCTCGACAGGAGCCCCAGCTTCACGGAGGTCTTCATGCGCCCTCCTTCGC is part of the Myxococcus landrumus genome and encodes:
- the coaD gene encoding pantetheine-phosphate adenylyltransferase, with translation MTIAVYAGSFDPVTAGHLSVVRQAARLFGHVVVVVAINPAKNTLLSPDERVALVREAVAMHPNVSVAWTEGLIVDYARAIGASVLLRGVRGATDAQFETELAQNNRALAPEISTLFLPAEAHLAEVSSSGLKQRVSRGEDVSAFCPPTVAAKLRERLDPSLRSQP
- a CDS encoding MFS transporter; amino-acid sequence: MKTSVKLGLLSSLYLSQGLPFGFFTQALPVLLRHQGLSLPAIGLAHLLALPWALKFLWAPYMDRHGSARWGLRRGYILPLQCMSAGLLLSLALPESTVDTHWLLAAVLGVNLLAATQDVATDGLAVTLLSSSERGWGNGVQVAAYRVGMILGGGLMLAVFDAAGWRPTLLALGLILLVATIPIALYREPATEPPPRASLGLQWWLRRPGASTWLTLLGVYKAGEALATGMLRTFLVDRGLSLTDIAWMLGGVGFTAGLVGALAGGSLVAKLGRRRALFLFGFIQATAVLLYAVVASTPSSMAWLTAVCAVEHIASGMATATLFTAMMDACRTEHAATDYTVQASLVVIATGAAAALSGFSAQALGYPGHFVLAALLCIAGTLYVPFALRPTQALHPHAPEVSP